The Brasilonema sennae CENA114 genome includes a region encoding these proteins:
- a CDS encoding phytanoyl-CoA dioxygenase family protein, with protein sequence MFNSTINKLSQLTSELGYRAALLNHIRKLPAVEESDRVIVDTLKRDGVYVTTLEKLGLGSTSALLKASYNQLSRMTDAGNSHLTKRLPQIYTVTDLPEFSQWGREQKLVNIIENYIGLPVAFQGVHLRKDFPNEDQFGTLLWHKDSEDRRMLKMIIYLSDVEEKHGPFEYVPVSLTPLHSLNYYRIYYKLWQSGYLGITDEQLKEVIPQDKWKSCPGPAGTVIFTDPKVALHHGTLRTEERPALFFTYTANPPKRPELCTQYWDDTFAKPEPYQEPSSVTALR encoded by the coding sequence ATGTTTAACAGTACTATCAACAAATTATCTCAGTTGACATCTGAGTTAGGTTATAGAGCAGCACTCCTAAACCATATAAGAAAATTGCCTGCTGTGGAAGAAAGCGATCGCGTGATTGTCGATACCCTCAAACGCGATGGAGTTTATGTGACAACACTCGAAAAGTTGGGACTTGGCTCTACATCTGCTCTTCTCAAAGCATCTTACAATCAACTATCTAGAATGACAGATGCAGGCAATAGTCACCTAACAAAAAGACTGCCGCAAATTTACACCGTTACAGATTTACCAGAATTTTCTCAGTGGGGACGGGAACAAAAGCTAGTTAATATCATCGAAAACTACATCGGTCTTCCTGTTGCCTTTCAGGGCGTACATTTACGTAAAGATTTTCCTAACGAAGATCAGTTTGGTACACTGTTATGGCATAAAGACTCAGAAGACCGTCGGATGCTCAAAATGATCATTTATTTGTCCGATGTGGAAGAAAAACACGGTCCTTTTGAATACGTTCCGGTCTCTTTGACTCCTTTACACAGTCTCAATTATTACCGGATTTACTACAAGCTTTGGCAGTCGGGTTACTTAGGAATTACTGATGAACAGCTTAAGGAAGTCATCCCGCAAGACAAGTGGAAATCATGTCCAGGTCCAGCAGGTACTGTGATTTTTACAGATCCAAAAGTCGCTTTACACCACGGAACACTACGGACAGAAGAAAGACCAGCACTCTTTTTTACTTACACTGCAAACCCACCGAAGCGACCAGAACTTTGCACCCAGTACTGGGATGATACTTTTGCAAAACCAGAGCCATATCAAGAACCATCATCTGTCACAGCTCTAAGATAG
- a CDS encoding glycosyltransferase family 2 protein → MKKLLTIAIPTYNRAQLLDKQLAWVAQAIAGLESECEIFVSDNCSTDNTQEVIKKWQKNLSHITFKSSRNSENIGVMRNIIHCLKSATTKYVWTIGDDDPIQDKAVAYVINQLKKNEDLSLLFLNFSGRNQITGEPVHPPTIVGNRWFDVDNEDGSGDGKAIFEHCFSKSVGAVIFLTASIYRTELVQRALQIWSEAENNWISLAYLAGYCAANGKIIVTKDIYMECIVGVSYWQKDPQSAILMQYKHLPEVITKLEENGYSKQFYRRMMFQSFKEANLKVFLGALRRWPMFTMKTIVPFLTLVSLSVFDAVPTKEFKMAQTTEPFTQN, encoded by the coding sequence CTTACAACCGCGCTCAACTACTTGATAAGCAACTGGCATGGGTTGCTCAAGCGATCGCTGGCTTAGAATCGGAATGTGAAATTTTTGTTTCAGATAATTGTTCAACTGATAATACTCAAGAGGTGATTAAGAAGTGGCAAAAAAATCTCAGTCATATTACATTTAAGTCCAGCCGAAATTCTGAAAACATCGGTGTCATGCGGAATATTATTCATTGCTTAAAGTCCGCAACGACTAAATATGTTTGGACAATTGGTGATGATGATCCCATTCAGGATAAAGCAGTTGCTTATGTCATCAACCAACTCAAAAAAAATGAAGATTTATCATTATTGTTCCTTAACTTTTCTGGCCGTAACCAAATTACCGGGGAACCTGTACATCCACCCACAATAGTAGGTAACCGTTGGTTTGATGTTGATAATGAAGATGGAAGTGGTGACGGTAAAGCTATCTTTGAACACTGTTTTTCAAAAAGTGTTGGCGCAGTCATCTTTCTCACGGCTTCGATATATCGTACTGAATTAGTACAACGCGCTCTTCAAATTTGGTCAGAAGCTGAGAATAACTGGATATCTTTAGCATACTTAGCTGGATATTGCGCTGCTAATGGCAAGATAATTGTTACTAAAGATATTTATATGGAATGTATTGTTGGTGTGAGTTATTGGCAAAAAGATCCACAATCAGCAATATTAATGCAATATAAGCACTTACCGGAAGTTATTACGAAGTTGGAGGAGAACGGATACTCTAAGCAATTTTACCGTAGGATGATGTTCCAGAGTTTCAAAGAAGCTAATTTGAAAGTTTTCTTAGGTGCTTTGAGAAGATGGCCTATGTTCACTATGAAAACAATAGTTCCCTTTTTGACTTTAGTAAGTCTGTCTGTTTTTGACGCAGTTCCTACTAAAGAATTCAAAATGGCACAAACAACAGAACCATTCACTCAAAACTGA
- the rfbC gene encoding dTDP-4-dehydrorhamnose 3,5-epimerase, whose protein sequence is MIFVETELKDAYIIDLEQKQDHRGFFARTFCAQEFEAHGLKPTVAQCNLSFNYKKGTLRGMHYQTLPAAETKLVRCTQGAIYDVIIDMRPESPTYLQYIGVELTAENHRALYVPEMFAHGYQTLTDSAEVGYQVGEFYTPGYERGLRYDDPFFNIQWPLEVTDISEKDKNWPLMKMMSVGGNV, encoded by the coding sequence ATGATTTTTGTAGAAACTGAACTCAAAGACGCGTACATCATTGATTTGGAACAAAAGCAGGATCATCGTGGTTTCTTTGCCCGTACTTTCTGCGCTCAAGAATTTGAGGCACATGGTTTAAAGCCAACGGTAGCCCAATGCAATCTATCTTTCAACTACAAAAAAGGGACGCTGCGGGGAATGCATTATCAAACTCTACCAGCAGCAGAAACAAAATTAGTCCGCTGTACCCAAGGCGCTATCTATGACGTGATTATTGATATGCGTCCTGAGTCTCCAACTTACCTTCAATATATTGGTGTGGAATTAACCGCAGAAAATCATCGCGCCTTATATGTTCCAGAAATGTTCGCTCACGGCTATCAAACACTAACAGACTCTGCTGAGGTCGGGTATCAGGTAGGAGAGTTTTACACACCTGGATATGAGCGGGGGTTGCGCTACGATGATCCATTTTTTAATATTCAATGGCCATTGGAAGTAACTGATATTTCCGAGAAGGATAAGAATTGGCCTTTGATGAAAATGATGAGCGTTGGAGGAAATGTTTAG